One window of the Eucalyptus grandis isolate ANBG69807.140 chromosome 8, ASM1654582v1, whole genome shotgun sequence genome contains the following:
- the LOC104456832 gene encoding probable indole-3-pyruvate monooxygenase YUCCA10, which translates to MSKEAEVIIVGGGPSGVAAAGALSSLSIPYLLLERANCFAPLWQRGAYDRLHIHLPKHTCQLPHVPVPADWPKYPPKSLFVQYLQEYVSHFGINPVYSRSVESASYDEASGRWRVVARDVSKGGAGVVEEYSTRFLVVATGESCDAFVPEVEGMESFPGKAMHSTEYKNGKEFAKKKVLVVGSGNSGMEIALDLADHGAITSIVVRSPVNFVTREMLNWAIVLVKYLSFSWAERLTMIASRLWFGDMSKYGIPKPKEGPFTMKMKYGKYPLVDVGTCAKIRSGEIQVLPAVKCIRGNEVVFENGHSDSFDAIVFATGFKRPTKQWLKVKEEDCILNDDGIVKPSYPDKWKGKNGLYCVGLSRRGFFGASLDAQSVAKRHKGAAVTSPRYRRKEIAAEIFAV; encoded by the exons ATGAGCAAAGAAGCGGAAGTGATCATAGTCGGCGGCGGCCCCTCCGGCGTCGCCGCCGCGGGggccctctcctccctctccatCCCCTACCTCctcctcgagcgcgccaactgCTTCGCCCCGCTGTGGCAGCGCGGCGCCTACGACCGCCTCCACATCCACCTCCCCAAGCACACCTGCCAGCTCCCTCACGTGCCGGTCCCCGCCGACTGGCCCAAGTACCCTCCCAAGTCCCTCTTCGTCCAGTACCTCCAGGAGTACGTCTCCCACTTCGGCATCAACCCGGTCTACAGCCGGTCCGTCGAGTCCGCCAGCTACGACGAGGCCTCAGGAAGGTGGCGCGTGGTGGCCAGGGACGTGTCGAAAGGCGGCGCGGGGGTGGTGGAGGAGTACAGCACGAGGTTCCTGGTGGTGGCGACCGGCGAGAGCTGCGACGCGTTCGTGCCGGAGGTGGAGGGGATGGAAAGTTTCCCCGGGAAGGCGATGCACTCGACGGAGTACAAGAACGGGAAGGAGTTTGCAAAGAAGAAAGTGTTGGTGGTCGGGTCCGGCAATTCGGGCATGGAGATTGCTCTGGATCTCGCCGACCATGGAGCCATCACCTCCATCGTCGTCCGGAGTCCG GTCAATTTTGTGACAAGGGAGATGCTGAACTGGGCGATAGTGCTGGTGAAGTACTTGTCCTTCAGTTGGGCCGAGAGATTGACGATGATCGCGAGCCGCCTGTGGTTCGGGGACATGAGCAAGTACGGCATCCCGAAGCCCAAGGAGGGCCCCTTCACCATGAAGATGAAGTATGGCAAGTACCCTCTCGTCGATGTCGGCACTTGCGCGAAGATCAGATCCGGAGAGATTCAG GTTTTGCCGGCAGTCAAATGCATAAGAGGCAATGAAGTGGTATTCGAAAATGGACACTCCGATTCGTTCGATGCCATAGTGTTCGCCACCGGCTTTAAGCGGCCGACGAAACAGTGGCTCAAGGTCAAG GAAGAGGATTGCATTCTGAACGACGACGGCATCGTGAAGCCGAGTTATCCAGACAAGTGGAAAGGAAAGAACGGCTTATACTGCGTGGGACTGTCGAGGAGAGGGTTCTTTGGAGCTTCTCTCGACGCCCAGAGCGTCGCGAAGCGACATAAAGGGGCTGCTGTGACGTCGCCCCGATACCGGCGAAAGGAAATCGCCGCCGAAATCTTTGCTGTATGA